Within Spinacia oleracea cultivar Varoflay chromosome 4, BTI_SOV_V1, whole genome shotgun sequence, the genomic segment AAGCTATTAGAAATATATTTGCCTTCactcattatcattatcattaacccattgcctcaaagaggctcccgcaacaaGCGGGATAAGGGGGGTCGGACGTGAGCAACCTTACCCATGTAAATGTAAATGCAGggggttgtttccaattgatcCAAAAGCGATAATGGgacgataacgggacgaccatcttctacttcatggaaagaaAGCGAAGaagttttaagagccattttgatttatcccaaagccaaaagaacaaaCGAATATTTGGCTCCATCAAAATTTGACATATATGCCttcattcaaaaaaaaaaatttgataaaGGACACCTTAAACTTCACttgaaaatccaacaaataaGAAGATGAACATGAACAAATGTATTCTAAATCCTTAAGCCTTTACTGGGCTTCTTCAAATTCATGAATTTAAACCTCATTCTATCAGTATTATATTGTATTTAGCTCAAAAAAGTCCAAACATCTAAGGTATATCTAAAAGTTATTATGAAGTATGATTTAGGAGAGTATGACTAACTTGATATTATTAAACTCATATCCAGCCTGCACAAAGGATAACCCACCCTAACAGTACTGTAAGGAGTCGATTAGAAATGAAACTAGAAAGGACATTATGCATCCTAAAAAAGTGGATATAGCTTTTTTATTGTAGTGGGGTGAATAATTATAAATTGCACAACTCTAAATGTCTTTGTCGATTAAGTGATTTGCGTTTCTCCAGTTCTGCTGGTGCATATGGTTGTTTCTTTTCAATTGGTTCATTTAATTCACCAAACGAATACATTTATTTTTGGAGGTCAAAAATTATATAGGAAGTCAAaaagaaaattttcaaaaccTTTACTAAACCCACAGTGGGTACGATTCTAGCCATAACAATCAAAAGCATTTTGTATCCTAACCCTTACTAGATTGCTTAAAATTCATTATGAGTCAGAGAGAAAAGCTAGGCAAACAACATAAACTATTAAGAAACACGTCCACAATGTTCTAGCAGATGCAGCCATGGAGAATAATAGAATACTGCTGATCTTGGCATAATAGCGAAAAAAAGATACTTAAAGCACTTTCACTGCAGCAACTAAGAGTGAATCATATTCATAAGCTGGGTAGATTATTTCAGTAAAGAATCACCGAACAAGAGAAATGTTTTGCAAAAAGAaagattttttgtttctttactAGTAGCACAAAGAAGAGATAACCAGCACACTGTAAGCCAGGATACCATGTCATACTACGTACTAGAAAACAACGAATAATGAATTATGACTCCCTACTGTACCTGGAATACATTTACAGTTCTTTCCAGTTCAGCGATGTACTGAAGCTTGCGAGCCCTGGAGCGTTGTCCTGGGTGCCTGCAAGTGATAAATCAACACAGTTTATGAACCTATATCAATCTTCTAGATTTTCAAATATGAATGACCAGAAAGAAGTCATTCTATAAAAGAGATGTATAAGTGTATAACTtgataaaaattgtaaacaatATCTTCTAACAGGGTATTCGTATTAAACCTTTAGAGCATATGCATAACATGAGTACAGACTACAGAGTACATGACTAagccaaaaaatatatattatatatatataaatatagtaCCTCTTTCCTGTTTTTGCATCAATACTGAAGTAATTGGGGGAATCACAAAAGTGATCCTTTAAGTCAAAAGGACTCCGGGGAATCTCGTCAACAAACTGCATCGGACTCTGATTAACATAATCAGACATGGCCAAAAGCACCGTGTTATCCGTAAACTCTAGATTGGATCTTCGACGGGGAGAATTGGGGCCATATATACAACCAGACCCCAATATGTTACCATCATCAACAAAGCCTTCCTCAGATAGAAGCATGTTTGGGACAATGCTATCCAAAAGAGTAAACGAATCACTAGCAGACCGGCAGTGATAAATCCCTTCGGGAACTGAGTCCGAGTCACTGAGCAAATCATCAATCCATGCTGGCTGTTCCTCAAACACTGAACTTTGAGACAATGATCGTTGATGCCTACCGCCTGACTTATTAAATCCTCGACAATTATTCGAGCTCGGTTCGAGGGTTTTCCGTGCAGCAGCCTTCTTTTGCAATGGGCACCGTGGTGGAAGTTGGGAAGGTCGCGACATCTCTAAATATTTACTTAGTTCAACAAATTATCCATGCTTTATTGCCACAATTAATCTCCTGTCTTATACAACAAAATTAGGCAATTATATCACTAGTAGCCCTCGCCACAATTACATCTTCATTGTATTATTTTCGATATTCTAACTATTTTTaagcaataaacacaccaaTTAGGAAGGAAAATCATGTAAACCATAAATAACAAAGATTTGAGGATACAGGAAATTTAAAAACAGAATAAATAGTTTTGAAAATAAAACCTGACAAAATCCCTAGAATTTCGGGCAGAATACATAGATATTTACAATCAAATTCAACAGAATAAAAAACCCATTTTCAAAATTGAACCCATTTGTCTAGTACTGCATAAGCTAAACAATTATGACAATGGAATAGTAAACCTAAACCCAGGAAAACtacaaatttttataataaaatGAATTCTAAGTTCACATATTTTCAAGAAAAGGCTAAACCCAGTCCAATCttctcaaaattcaaaaaatagatCATCAAATTTACACTTGTAACAATAACAGCTTTAATCTAACCATTGAAACAAAGTGAAAGATTATGCAGCTCGAATTTAGAACTTAAAAATTTGCAGAAATAGAGAATTTCAGAAAATAAGATGAAAATTGAAGTTAATGTGTAAATATATACAGCATAAATTAGAGAAATTCTTaccttttaatgttatttttccAGAATTGAGTGTAATCATAATTTGAAGAGCATTGAAGgttgtaggagagagaaaaaaggaAACATTTAGGAAAAAGGTGTTAAGTGAGCAGAAGTAATGGAAAATGGGAAGAAGAGAGCAGCCATTAAAGGAGGAGGCAAGGAATGCAGAGCGTAGAAACAGCACGGGATGGGCAAATAGAATGGCAcgcctttttttttctttttttttctttttttgtggaAGCTGAAAAGgcaactctttttttttcttttttttggcaGAAATTACAAACAGGAAAAACATTGAGAAATATCACAAATTTTTatataagacggtcttacacaaaaggccaccttggtatcatataagttaagcaatgaaactaattagttgaacaccggaactaattagttaagcattggaactaattagttaaacactgaaaccaattagttaagcaaagaaactaattagttaagcgctgaaactaattagttaagcaacagaaccaattaattaagcaatggaaacaattagttaagcaattaaagcGATCTtttcggtaaggcggtcttacacaaatgTTGCCGCAGAAATATTACCCAATGTCTCCTAGCATGACAAGCTAAATCATGAGCACTCTTAACTCTATCCTTATGACATTTAATAATTATACAAGTCTCTAATCTATCAGCTAAGTATCTAATTTCATTACAAATAGTTGCAAGTTCTATTCTACAACAAGGGTATTCTCTTAAGGCCATAATGTTGTTGGAGGAGTCTGTAAGAATAGTAATAGATTGGGTATGAGACTCAACCACCTTCTTGCTAATTAGAATGGCTTTCATCTCAGCTTGGCCTGTATTTATAGCATTCAGCCTATGGCCCTCCGAATTAATTCTTCTACCCTCTGCTTCTATTACCCATCCTACCGCAGCTATGCTATACTTCTTCTTTTTAGCTTTCTTCCATGCTCCATCCACAATCAGTCTTGCATTGGTTTCACCATATTCCCCCTTAAGTACCAACATATTTTCCTCACCCTACAATCGCCTATAAGCACTTATGTTTTTGCCCATCTTACATAGTGAATCACACACCCTTTGTGCTTCAATCGCTTCTCTTGTAAATATCTGATTTACTACTATTACATGCTCCGGGTCGGTCCGGATTATAATTTATGAACACAATATTATTTCTTTGCAACCATATAGCCCAtgaaacaacaacaaattcTACTACTCTTGAGCCATCATGCCCATCCTCCTTCCAGAAAAAGTCAAAAAATTCCTTATCCAATCTGAAACCTCAATATGTTGAGCCCCAATTGCACTAATTCCTAGAGGGCATGCTCTCCAAATTCTCAAAGCAATCTGGCAATCCCTAAAAATATGAGAGCAAGTTTTCTACCTATCCAAATTGAACACACATTTAGAATCAACATGTATACCTCTTCTATTAAGATTTTGCTTAGTAGCCAATGCTTTATTCATAATTTTCCACACAAAAAATCTCCATTTTGGGTGCATTTTGCATTTCCACAACTTCTTCCAGAACATATTAGTACCTCCATCTTCATTAAACTCATTCCTATCTCGAATTAGATGCTTATAGACTGCACTAGCAGTAGCTTTCCTATTCCCTTCATCCTTCCAGTGAATTTGATCCTCTATATCTGTACTTGGAAGGTCCAGGCTAAGGATTACTCTAGTTGTTTCTGCAGTGAAGATATTCCAGATCTTTGTAGCATTCCACTCTTTTCTAGTCTCATAGAAAAGATCTTTAACAAAAATAGGTTGACTTTGACTTTCCCCTACCATTTTCTTGAATGCATATTCTCTTGAAGGCAACCAGTTTCCCTCTTTTATTCTTGTATTACCACGAAAGATAGATTTCACAAATCCCTTTTTTGCAGCTTGCACACTCTTACACATACCCCTAAATCCCTAAGAAGCTCTAACAGGTATGGACTCCGATAAAGTAGCTTCCACAGGTGAAGATTTATAAGCTCCCTTCATAACCTTGGCTACTAGAAGATTTGGGTTATTGCGAATCCTCATTGCCTGCTTAACCAAGTATGCTTTATTGAATAATTCCACATTTCTCAGACCCACTCCACCCAtcttgttgtggggtttttccggtgagataccttggaggtttcttggtaacttttaaagattaaacaagattgtatttttatagagagagaaagtagagagaaggcagagcatcaattgctctagaatgtattgattgtgtcccctttttctagggaagtgggaatatttatagtactaggtttttgtgggaatgacctaatattccccttacatgattggctggggaatgggagaaggacacgtgtcctttctccttacaattctctgatcccttttagcaatagtgggctatttgggcctattgtgcttagtcattcacttgggatacatactaattaagcccttttccaggtataggttttatacgtacatttatacatacttaaatacatacattgtagatacctagattaatactcatgccccggagtagactttgcatgatttctgcttagggggcgcaatacgtgccaggtgtcacatcctcattggtgcacgaaggcatggtaattttgcccacaacatttgcccctcaagaagggcatttctggaaacactttccgggtatcgcttcttgatctttgatttgcatcttcatctttgggtcaggtgttgagggggtgacacgtgtcacctttctccattttgcccctccctatatatatagaggggggggtaaatttcatttttttacatttcgttttcacagagctctcataggcgatttccggcgtgttcccaccaccatcaggcgatttccggccaccacgagactcatccttttcctcgtcaaattcatcctgttcttcgcgaaactcatcccgttcttcgcgaaactcatcctgttcttcaccaagtacttcgcagatctttcaaggttagttttcgcctttcttgtttttgttatcctctcgtcatttttctctttgttagcggccgacctcttagtactaggtaagggtttaaaggttttatttaagatttttcgccgttcatcttttgtcggggtggacgtccaatcgcgtctttttcttcattgttggtcacccctaagccgtgcttcattcactatgcagaaggcatggctagaaccaagcaaacggcagatcctacgcgtctgcgcttgcgggaagaagcatcgacacctcctagggagagatattcttccaccgcctcggcagtcgacgaagaatttgccgaactctttcaagagatcgacgagtatgtcgaggcgggggagcaggcggcaagctcgtcggagggtacagcgagccaggcagtgggggagccaagcgtcgctccattgtcatcggccgccgaggagcaagaagctgctccccagcttattaggcccagaggacgggaggaggcccaattgcttccgtcagagattcacccagacgtgggctggatgcggtggctagacaggcacggggccaagatgagggatgacctctgcgtgggggaagggtaccaaatgcgcgtgccggccggtctggactcgaccgtcagcctgcttgccgagggagaattccctgtgtatgccgcgtccatcaaactcggcatgagattccctccacaccccttcgttgtggaggtgttagatggttttaatattggggtggcccagctgacccccaactcatgggcggatatctttggctacattgccaaatgtgcgctgaacgacgtggagccgtccttcaacgcctttctgcatctggtctccctctctcgttcccccagtgccgccaaagggtggtttaatctgagcagccgtggtacctaccagacagtggtcggcaagctcagcaagtggcatatgtggaggaagaggtgggtcgtgttttacacggacgaccaggagatgtatgagagaatgagccgttggaactgcaacgccaacttcatggatcgtgacgagccccttccaccccttactgccgaagagtgggatcagataatggtcctgttcagggccaatacttaccacttaacagtggataagagtttccatgtgctggccgagtggttgccacacattagccagtttcggaacgaggcctttctagcggccgtaggcttaggatattccatgactcgaggttttatgccaatttatgtgccgCTCTGCCTTGGTCTTATtcatttttctaactttggatttcttttgttctcagaggaaggaatgagcaagctgtcggcggcggataccgggaaaggcgatatgaccgattggatggcggacatctatgaggccaagatgcaaaaagccaaggccgagttggaggagaaggtgagtattctcttaggttgttttttgcaagttaagcttCCCCCGTCCATTGTCTATAGTGGACGTCCttttagtgacgagccgataTACTGACATGTGACCCATGTTTGCTAAGGttggcctcgtcactttttaatgacgggccccttTGTGAGTGTTTTTCCTGTggttgccaaggtgcgcctcgtcaccttttaagacgggccacccccaccccttttttacaagtgactcgtggttgatagggtacgcctcgtcattttcgagacgggcgtcctttttaatgatgAGCCATTTTTATATGAGTgttgcacttgataaggtacgcctcgtcatttttaagacgggcgtccttttttaatgacgagccactatttagtgacttgtgattgataaggtacgcctcgtcattttggagacgggcgtcctttttaatgacgagccactatttagtgacttgtgattggtAAGATACGCCTCGTCAATttggagacgggcgtcctttttaatgacgagccacttttTAGTGACTTGTtaattgtgattgataaggtacgcctcgtcattttgagacgggcgtcctttttaatgacgagccactatttagtgacttgtgattggtAAGATACGCCTCGTTAATttggagacgggcgtcctttttaatgacgagccacttttTAGTGACTTGTtaattgtgattgataaggtacgcctcgtcatttttgagacgggcgtcctttttaatgacgagccactgttctgtgagtgacttgtgattgataaggtacgcctcgtcatttttgagacgggcgtcctttttaatgacgagccactgttctgtgagtgacttgtgattgataaggtacgcctcgtcatttttgagacgggcgtcctttttaatgacgagccactgttctgtgagtgacttgtaattgatgaggtacgcctcgtcattttgagatgggcgtccttttcaatgacgagccactattctgtgggtgacttgcgatagatgacgaggcctaatatttgactgtctactttcttttttagcaagctaaggacgcggctagggcgtcagggaagaagaaggggacgactctgtcccagctgaagaagagagctgtgacggctggctcggagactccgagtaccttcaagaagccaaaacccctacctcgtcgtctcgtgaagaaagacgagtcgaaggttgctgaggggggatgccctgatgacgaagagatgggcgtggacaagccgtccctggtggtggacttggtgtccaaatcgaggtccggtgggcatccggacgagctggaggaccctctttcgggaatcccggccgacgtccgctctcagataccggcggaggtggcccgccgagctaggtcttcgggcggtaagtattattcgaacgtcgttcagacgtatcgagcctcctctggcagttcttcttactctccgcgtcatcctaaggccgttgtttttcctatagccaaagacaaagggaaggatgcagctgctgccgaggacgagaacgtacctgctactccccactattcgtcaaaggatagggtggctatatgccgcaaggtttttaaggccgtccccgcagagtatgttgcttctcttcctggccgcaagactgacgcccagtttggtgcgatccaggccactcttctcgacgtaagtctatttccaacttgcttgtacttgtcttctcttttagagtcatttactaatatgtagcttcttttgcagttgttctgccgcatggaattctgcaagagttggaagacccgcactgctgaggagctcaaagctcaggtggctgagtccacccaccatggcgactatgcgttcaagtccattgaagaggtccgcctgcagatgcagacgaccatagaccttcaagcgaaggaggtagctgcgttgagatctgacaaggccgagctgcttaagaagatcttggcgcaggacaaagacatggtggcaatggtcgaggaggccaagacagcggcggcggaaatacgggcgcttcaggaccagttgcgggagtaccctcaggtcaaagaggcggctgtggaagccgagcatcttcgtggggagctggagacggccagatcgcaagttcgcaccttgcgtgagcgtcttctggaatcctatgatcagggggaacaagcgaccaaggacgctgttaagcacgcctgggagagccacatgtcagagtatgatcttgggtggttccagcggcgaatggagcacagtgccgctgtgttggctgctgaacgtcttggtcagccgccccctgagtttgtatcatctgatgacgaggacgatgcggccgctccctgatttgcttcctttcccgcttttttaaaaattttattcaagcgttcccgtgcctaagggcaaaaacaattatgttgtaaagttttggcgctgatggcgtctgtatcattgtgcctgctgagcacacaacaattttctttcttttttctggtcaagaattctgagctacttttacacgcctttctacgggcgttgttttataagtaaataggttttTTGATGCATCTCTTATTTgctcttcataatttgattattccttaatcaataggcttaatcaataggcaTGATTGCCAAGGTGCAACCGAGTGTACACTAAGCACGCtgatgccgcaggcaactgagtatgcgctaggcactactttggtcgtcactttctttggcgagcgtgtctataacgatattgattgacgcaagtcaatcaataggtatgattgccgctagacatgctcgtcaaatggactggacggccaaacgttcgtgccgcctaactttgagcaaacaacctttgtttcgaagttaatcgtgccgctgaacttttg encodes:
- the LOC110796393 gene encoding uncharacterized protein At4g06598 — translated: MSRPSQLPPRCPLQKKAAARKTLEPSSNNCRGFNKSGGRHQRSLSQSSVFEEQPAWIDDLLSDSDSVPEGIYHCRSASDSFTLLDSIVPNMLLSEEGFVDDGNILGSGCIYGPNSPRRRSNLEFTDNTVLLAMSDYVNQSPMQFVDEIPRSPFDLKDHFCDSPNYFSIDAKTGKRHPGQRSRARKLQYIAELERTVNVFQTLESELAVRVSALLQQKAALLLENNKLKQKMTLLQQEKLLMDGEYQNLRDEAEMLKLGLAKSVSSSKIRTSVDANNSDSTKITWQSLDWTKLHM